Proteins from one Acropora muricata isolate sample 2 chromosome 9, ASM3666990v1, whole genome shotgun sequence genomic window:
- the LOC136930089 gene encoding DNA replication complex GINS protein PSF3-like, which yields MATGGPLLRPRPSAELDYFDIDDIIATQGRMPVKLEVQIFNLGFLDPSSEGNDLQSGGKLEWPFWLAKELCNRRRKIISVEIPKAYKDGYREIFKADASVVDLHRLGPYFYEYGTKLLHFDFEENSQIALSLQETFIKRFRKIMDSSQHSAHQDASFLTSKLDHIERQVFLAGRIGVKDFLQWEAGNTAKLTTSETVVNHKKRKRSMLE from the exons ATGGCGACAGGAGGGCCTCTTCTTCGACCTCGTCCGAGTGCTGAACTCGATTATTTTGACATCGATGATATAATTGCTACGCAGGGACGAATGCCTGTAAAATTAGAAGTCCAGATTTTTAATCTTGGATTCTTAGATCCAAGTTCGGAAGGAAATGATTTGCAATCCGGAGGAAAACTGGAATGGCCATTTTGGCTAGCGAAAGAGCTCTGTAACCGAAGAAGAAAGATTATTTCTGTGGAAATTCCAAAAGCTTACAAGGATGGATACAGAGAAATTTTTAAAGCAGACGCTAGTGTTGTGGATCTGCATCGGCTTGGGCCATATTTCTATGAGTATGGAACAAAACTGTTGCATTTTGACTTTGAGGAAAATTCTCAGATTGCCTTATCCCTACAAGAG ACTTTTATCAAGAGGTTTAGAAAAATCATGGATTCTTCCCAACATTCTGCACATCAAGACGCTTCATTCCTGACAAGCAAACTTGACCACATTGAAAGACAGGTGTTTTTGGCAGGTCGTATAGGGGTTAAAGATTTTCTTCAATGGGAAGCTGGAAACACAGCAAAACTCACCACTTCTGAGACTGTTGTTAATCACAAAAAACGCAAAAGGTCCATGCTGGAATGA